A part of Salmo salar chromosome ssa18, Ssal_v3.1, whole genome shotgun sequence genomic DNA contains:
- the LOC106577557 gene encoding gamma-aminobutyric acid receptor-associated protein, whose product MKFQYKEEHPFEKRRSEGEKIRKKYPDRVPVIVEKAPKARIGDLDKKKYLVPSDLTVGQFYFLIRKRIHLRAEDALFFFVNNVIPPTSATMGLLYQEHHEEDFFLYIAYSDESVYGDNQTEI is encoded by the exons ATGAAGTTCCAATACAAAGAGGAACATCCATTTGAAAAGAGACGGTCTGAGGGCGAGAAAATAAGGAAGAAGTATCCGGACAGGGTGCCT GTAATTGTGGAAAAAGCCCCCAAAGCAAGGATAGGAGATTTGGACAAGAAGAAGTACCTCGTGCCCTCTGACctcacag tGGGCCAGTTCTACTTCCTCATCCGAAAACGAATCCACCTGCGGGCAGAGGACGCCTTATTCTTCTTTGTAAACAACGTCATTCCACCCACCTCCGCCACCATGGGCCTGCTATACCAG gAGCACCATGAAGAGGACTTTTTCCTCTACATTGCCTACAGTGATGAGAGTGTCTATGGAGACAACCAAACAGAAATCTGA